A portion of the Sus scrofa isolate TJ Tabasco breed Duroc chromosome 5, Sscrofa11.1, whole genome shotgun sequence genome contains these proteins:
- the SBF1 gene encoding myotubularin-related protein 5 isoform X4, whose product MVLAGQEVMGAECLSWGLPEGQGLAHWRGFWLGMLPQRRDPGVREREQGVLSTLGWHVCALGVQPHSRGFSLCPLVASGAGAGLVPAEGQGPAVSPHGPWGSQPAAREVGGGWCSEWLLSSGSGEGQGQILQRFPEKDWEDNPFPQGIELFCQPSGWQLCPERNPPTFFVAVLTDINSERHYCACLTFWEPAEPSQEGVCPGDTERAEEADEGVPPSPAAAGSPGQLFAPKTLVLVSRLDHAEVFRNSLGLIYTIHVEGLNVGLENVVGSLLTCIIPLAGGSQRTISLGAGDRQVIQTPLTDSLPISRCSVALLFRQLGITNVLSLFCAALTEHKVLFLSRSYQRLSDACRGLLALLFPLRYSFTYVPILPAQLLEVLSTPTPFIIGVNAAFQAEAQELLDVIVADLDGGTVTVPECVHIPPLPEPLQSQTHSVLSMVLDPELELADLAFPPPTMSVSSLKMQDKELRAVFLRLFAQLLQGYRWCLHMVRIHPEPVIRFHKAAFLGQRGLVEDDFLMKVLEGMAFAGFVSERGVPYRPTDLFDELVAHEVARMRADENHPQRVLRHVKELAEQLYKNENPYPAVAMHKVQRPGEASHLRRAPRPFPRLDEGLVQWIVDQATAKMQGAPPAVKAEKRTTVPSGPPMTAILERSSGLHGNSARRLEVVRNCISYVFEGKMLEAKKLLPAVLRALKGRAARRCLAQELHLHVQQNRAVLDHQQFDFVVRMMNCCLQDCTSLDEHGIAAALLPLVTAFCRKLSPGVTQFAYSCVQEHVVWSTPQFWEAMFYGDVQTHIRALYLEPAEDRDPSQVGEAPAQEDQRSALDVASEQRRLWPTLSREKQQELVQKEESTVFSQAIHYANRMSYLLLPLDSSKSRLLRERAGLGDLESASNSLVTNSMAGSVAESYDTESGFEDAETCDVAGAVVRFINRFVDKVCTESGVTSDHLKGLHVMVPDIVQMHIETLEAVHRESKRLPPIQKPKLLRPRLLPGEECVLDGLRVYLLPDGREEGAGGSGGGPALLPAEGAVFLTTYRVIFTGMPTDPLVGEQVVVRSFPVAALTKEKRISVQTPVDQLLQDGLQLRSCTFQLLKMAFDEEVGSDSVELFRKQLHKLRYPPDIRGTFALTLGSAHTPGRPPRATKDKGPSFRTLSRNLVKNAKKTIGRQHVTRKKYNPPSWEHRGQPAPEDQEDEISVSEELEPSTLTPSSALKPSDRMTMSSLVERACCRDYQRLGLGTLSSSLSRAKSEPFRISPVNRMYAICRSYPGLLIVPQSVQDNALQRVSRCYRQNRFPVVCWRSGRSKAVLLRSGGLHGKGVVGLFKAQNAPSPGQSQADSSSLEQEKYLQAVVSSMPRYADASGRNTLSGFSSAHLGSHGEGAGAGAGGGGTWGGQASRRQCFRCKWGSVRASGRSAGLGTDVGSRLAGRDMLGPPQANGAPPDPGFLRPQRAALYIIGDKAQLKGVRPDPLQQWELVPIEVFEARQVKASFKKLLKACVPGCPATEPGPASFLRSLEDSEWLIQIHRLLQVSVLVVELLDSGSSVLVSLEDGWDITTQVVSLVQLLSDPFYRTLEGFRLLVEKEWLSFGHRFSHRGAHTLAGQSSGFTPVFLQFLDCVYQIHLQFPMEFEFSPFYLKFLGYHHASRRFRTFLLDSDYERIELGLLYEEKGERRAPQACRSVWEYAERLSKRAPIFYNYMYAPEDAEVLRPYSNVSNLKVWDFYTEETLAEGPPYDWELAQGPPEPPEEERPDAGAPQSRRRVVWPCYDSRPRAQPDAISRLLEELQRLETELGRPPERWKDAWDRVKAAQRLEGRPDGRGTPSSLLASSVPHHRRSLGVYLQEGPVGSTLSLSLDSDQSSGSTASGSRQAARRSTSTLYSQFQTAESENRSYEGTLYKKGAFMKPWKARWFVLDKTKHQLRYYDHRVDTECKGVIDLAEVEAVAPGTPTMGAPKTVDEKAFFDVKTTRRVYNFCAQDVPSAQQWVDQIQSCLSDA is encoded by the exons ATGGTGCTAGCAGGTCAGGAGGTCATGGGGGCTGAGTGCCTAAGCTGGGGGTTGccagaggggcaggggctggcacACTGGCGTGGGTTCTGGCTGGGGATGTTGCCGCAGCGGAGGGACCCAGGAGTCAGGGAGCGGGAGCAGGGAGTGCTCTCCACCCTGGGCTGGCACGTCTGTGCTCTTGGTGTCCAGCCCCACAGCAGGGGCTTCTCTCTGTGCCCTCTGGTGGCCTCGGGAGCCGGGGCTGGTCTGGTGCCCGCAGAGGGCCAGGGACCTGCCGTGTCTCCACACGGTCCTTGGGGTTCCCAACCTGCCGCccgggaggtgggaggtggctgGTGCTCTGAGTGGCTTCTGTCTTCAGGGAGTGGGGAAGGCCAGGGCCAGATCCTGCAGCGCTTCCCGGAGAAGGACTGGGAGGACAACCCATTCCCCCAGGGCATCGAGCTG TTTTGCCAGCCCAGCGGGTGGCAGCTGTGTCCTGAGAGGAATCCACCGACCTTCTTTGTTGCTGTCCTCACCGACATCAACTCCGAGCGGCACTACTGCGCCTGCTTGACCTTCTGGGAGCCCGCGGAGCCCTCGCAG GAAGGGGTGTGCCCTGGGGACACCGAGAGGGCGGAGGAAGCAGATGAGGGAGTGCCACCATCACCCGCAGCGGCTGGCTCGCCCGGCCAGCTCTTTGCTCCGAAGACGCTGGTCCTGGTGTCTCGACTGGACCACGCAGAGGTGTTCAGG AACAGCCTCGGTCTCATCTACACCATCCACGTGGAGGGCCTGAACGTGGGCCTGGAGAACGTGGTCGGGAGCCTGCTGACCTGCATCATCCCCCTGGCCGGGGGCTCACAG AGAACCATCTCTTTGGGGGCCGGCGACCGGCAGGTCATCCAGACCCCGCTCACCGACTCCCTGCCCATCAGCCGCTGCAGTGTGGCCCTGCTCTTTCGCCAGCTGG GCATCACCAATGTGCTGTCTCTGTTCTGTGCGGCGCTCACGGAGCACAAGGTGCTCTTCCTGTCTCGCAGCTACCAGCGGCTCTCGGATGCCTGCCGGGGACTCCTGGCGCTGCTCTTCCCTCTCAGATACAG CTTCACCTACGTGCCCATCCTGCCGGCGCAGCTCCTGGAGGTGCTCAGCACGCCCACGCCCTTCATCATTGGAGTCAACGCCGCCTTCCAGGCTGAGGCCCAGGAGCTG CTGGATGTGATTGTTGCTGACCTGGATGGAGGGACAGTGACTGTCCCTGAGTGTGTGCACATCCCACCCCTGCCAGAGCCGCTGCAGAGTCAGACACACAGTGTTCTGAGCATG GTCCTGGACCCTGAGCTGGAGCTGGCAGATCTTGCCTTCCCGCCACCTACGATGTCCGTTTCctccctgaagatgcag GATAAGGAGCTGCGTGCCGTCTTTCTGCGGCTCTTTGCTCAGCTCCTGCAAGGCTACCGCTGGTGTCTGCACATGGTCCGCATCCACCCGGAGCCCGTCATCCGCTTTCACAAG GCAGCCTTCCTGGGCCAGCGTGGGCTCGTAGAGGACGACTTCCTGATGAAGGTGTTGGAGGGCATGGCGTTTGCAGGCTTCGTGTCGGAGCGCGGGGTCCCCTACCGCCCTACGGACTTGTTTGATGAG cTGGTGGCCCACGAGGTGGCACGGATGCGGGCGGATGAGAACCACCCCCAGCGGGTCCTGCGTCACGTCAAGGAACTGGCAGAGCAGCTCTACAAGAAT GAGAACCCATACCCTGCTGTGGCTATGCACAAGGTGCAGAGGCCGGGGGAGGCCAGCCACCTGCGTCGGGCGCCCCGGCCCTTCCCCCGGCTGGACGAGGGGCTGGTGCAGTGGATTGTGGATCAGGCCACGGCCAAGATGCAGGGCGCACCGCCAGCCGTGAAGGCCGAGAAGAGGACCACCGTGCCCTCGGGGCCACCCATGA CCGCCATTCTGGAGCGGAGCAGCGGGCTCCATGGCAACAGCGCGCGCCGGCTGGAGGTGGTCCGCAACTGCATCTCCTACGTGTTCGAGGGGAAGATGCTTGAGGCCAAGAAG CTGCTTCCAGCTGTGCTGAGGGCCCTGAAAGGACGTGCGGCCCGCCGCTGCCTTGCCCAGGAGCTGCACCTTCACGTGCAGCAGAACCGGGCGGTCCTGGACCACCAGCAGTTTGACTTTGTTGTCCGGATGATGAACTGCTGCCTGCAG GACTGCACCTCCCTGGATGAGCACGGCATCGCAGCTGCTCTGCTGCCTCTGGTCACAGCCTTCTGCCGG AAGCTGAGCCCGGGGGTGACGCAGTTCGCCTACAGCTGCGTGCAGGAGCACGTCGTGTGGAGCACGCCGCAGTTCTGGGAGGCCATGTTCTACGGGGACGTGCAGACCCACATCCGGGCTCTCTACCTGGAGCCTGCCGAGGACCGAGACCCTTCCCAG GTCGGGGAGGCGCCTGCACAGGAGGACCAGCGCTCCGCCCTGGATGTGGCGTCTGAGCAGCGGCGCCTGTGGCCCACCCTGAGCCGTGAGAAGCAGCAGGAGCTGGTGCAGAAGGAGGAGAGCACCGTGTTCAGCCAGGCCATCCACTACGCCAACCGCATGAGCTACCTGCTGCTTCCCCTGGACAGCAGCAAGAGCCGGCTGCTGCGGGAGCGCGCGGGGCTGGGCGACCTCGAGAGCGCCAGCAACAGCCTGGTCACCAACAG CATGGCGGGCAGTGTGGCGGAGAGCTATGACACAGAGAGTGGCTTTGAGGATGCAGAGACCTGTGACGTGGCCGGGGCCGTGGTCCGCTTCATCAACCGCTTTGTGGACAAGGTCTGCACAGAGAGTGGGGTCACCAGCGACCACCTCAAGGGGCTGCATGTCATGGTGCCAG ACATCGTCCAGATGCACATCGAGACCCTGGAGGCTGTGCACAGAGAGAGCAAGAGACTGCCCCCCATCCAGAAG CCCAAGCTGCTGCGGCCGCGCCTGCTGCCCGGTGAGGAGTGTGTGCTGGATGGCTTGCGCGTCTACCTGCTGCCGGACGGGCGCGAGGAGGGCgcagggggcagtgggggtggcccTGCGCTCCTCCCGGCTGAGGGCGCCGTCTTCCTGACCACGTACCGGGTCATCTTCACGGGGATGCCCACTGACCCCTTGG TGGGGGAACAGGTGGTGGTCCGCTCCTTCCCGGTGGCCGCACTGACCAAGGAGAAGCGCATCAGTGTCCAGACCCCCGTGGACCAGCTCCTCCAGGACGGGCTGCAGCTGCGCTCCTGCACCTTCCAG CTGCTGAAGATGGCCTTTGACGAGGAGGTGGGGTCCGACAGCGTTGAGCTCTTCCGCAAGCAGCTGCACAAGCTGCGCTACCCGCCGGACATCAGGGGCACCTTCGCGCTCACCCTGGGTTCTGCTCACACGCCTGGCCGGCCGCCACGTGCCACCAAGGACAAGGGTCCTTCCTTCAG GACCTTGTCCCGGAACCTGGTGAAGAATGCCAAGAAGACCATCGGGCGGCAGCACGTCACTCGGAAGAAGTACAACCCCCCGAGTTGGGAGCACCGGGGCCAGCCAGCCCCCGAGGACCAGGAGGATGAGATCTCAG TGTCAGAGGAGCTGGAGCCCAGCACGCTGACCCCTTCGTCAGCCCTGAAGCCCTCCGACCGCATGACCATGAGCAGCCTGGTGGAGCGCGCGTGCTGCCGGGATTACCAGCGCCTGGGGCTGGGCACActgagcagcagcctgagccgGGCCAAGTCCGAGCCCTTCCGCATCTCCCCGGTCAACCGCATGTACGCCATCTGCCGCAG CTACCCCGGGCTACTGATCGTCCCCCAGAGCGTCCAGGACAACGCCCTGCAACGAGTCTCCCGCTGCTACCGCCAGAACCGTTTCCCGGTGGTGTGCTGGCGCAGCGGGCGCTCCAAGGCTGTGCTGCTGCGCTCCGGGGGCCTGCATGGCAAGGGGGTCGTCGGCCTCTTCAAGGCCCAGAACGCGCCATCTCCAG GCCAGTCCCAGGCAGACTCCAGCAGCCTGGAGCAGGAGAAGTACCTGCAGGCCGTGGTCAGTTCCATGCCCCGTTACGCAGATGCCTCAGGACGCAACACCCTCAGCGGCTTCTCCTCGGCCCACCTGGGCAGCCATGGTGAGGGCGCTGGAGCAGGAGCTGGTGGTGGAGGCACGTGGGGAGGGCAGGCCAGCAGGAGGCAGTGTTTCCGGT GTAAATGGGGCAGCGTCCGGGCCAGTGGGCGCAGTGCTGGGCTCGGCACTGACGTGGGCTCCCGGCTGGCAGGCAGAGACATGCTGGGTCCCCCCCAGGCCAACGGGGCGCCCCCTGACCCAGGCTTTCTGCGGCCCCAGCGTGCCGCCCTCTACATCATCGGAGACAAAGCCCAGCTTAAG GGCGTGCGACCAGACCCGCTGCAGCAGTGGGAGCTGGTGCCCATCGAGGTGTTCGAGGCACGGCAGGTGAAGGCCAGCTTCAAGAAGCTGCTGAAGGCCTGTGTTCCAGGCTGTCCCGCTACCGAGCCTGGCCCAGCTTCCTTCCTGCGCTCGCTGGAGGACTCTGAGTGGCTAATCCAG ATCCACAGGCTGCTGCAGGTGTCGGTGCTGGTGGTGGAGCTGCTGGATTCGGGCTCCTCCGTCCTGGTGAGCCTGGAGGACGGCTGGGACATCACCACACAG GTGGTGTCCCTGGTGCAGCTGCTCTCGGACCCCTTCTACCGCACCCTGGAGGGCTTCCGGCTGCTGGTGGAGAAGGAGTGGCTGTCCTTCGGCCATCGCTTCAGCCACCGCGGGGCCCACACGCTGGCGGGGCAGAGCAGTGGCTTCACGCCCGTCTTCCTGCAGTTCCTGGACTGCGTGTACCAG ATCCACCTGCAGTTCCCCATGGAATTCGAGTTCAGCCCGTTCTACCTCAAGTTCCTCGGCTACCACCACGCGTCCCGCCGCTTCCGGACCTTCCTGCTCGACTCCGACTATGAACGCATCGAGCTGG ggctGCTGTACGAGGAGAAGGGCGAGCGCCGCGCCCCGCAGGCCTGCCGGTCGGTGTGGGAGTACGCGGAGCGGCTGAGCAAGCGGGCGCCCATCTTCTACAACTACATGTACGCGCCCGAGGACGCCGAG GTCCTGCGGCCCTACAGCAACGTGTCCAACCTGAAGGTGTGGGACTTCTACACCGAGGAGACGCTGGCCGAGGGCCCCCCCTACGACTGGGAGCTGGCGCAGGGGCCCCCGGAGCCCCCGGAGGAGGAGCGGCCCGACGCGGGCGCCCCGCAGAGCCGGCGCCGGGTGGTGTGGCCCTGCTACGACAGCCGCCCCCGAGCCCAGCCCGACGCCATCTCCCGGCTGCTGGAG gagctgcagcggctggagACAGAGCTGGGCCGACCCCCTGAGCGCTGGAAGGATGCCTGGGATCGAGTGAAAGCTGCCCAGCGCCTGGAAGGCCGGCCAGATGGACGT ggcaCCCCCAGCTCCCTGTTGGCGTCCAGTGTGCCCCACCACCGCCGCTCGCTTGGCGTGTACCTGCAGGAGGGACCTGTGGGCTCCACGCTGAGCCTCAGCCTGGACAGTGACCAGAGCAGTGGCTCAACTGCATCCGGCTCCCGCCAGGCAGCCCGCCGTAGTACCAGCACCCTGTACAGCCAGTTCCAGACAGCCGAGAGTGAGAACAG GTCCTATGAGGGCACCCTCTACAAGAAGGGGGCCTTCATGAAGCCCTGGAAGGCGCGCTGGTTTGTGCTGGACAAGACCAAGCACCAG CTGCGCTACTACGACCACCGCGTGGACACGGAGTGCAAGGGGGTCATTGACCTGGCGGAGGTGGAGGCCGTGGCGCCCGGCACGCCCACCATGGGCGCCCCCAAGACGGTGGACGAGAAGGCCTTCTTTGAC GTGAAGACGACGCGTCGCGTTTACAACTTCTGTGCCCAGGACGTGCCGTCAGCCCAGCAGTGGGTGGACCAGATCCAGAGCTGCCTGTCGGACGCCTGA